A DNA window from Streptomyces sp. B21-083 contains the following coding sequences:
- a CDS encoding HpcH/HpaI aldolase family protein has translation MTPPWSADHPALGTWVKVPTPEVVEILAGTGLDFLVLDGEHGTFDPRSLSTMISVARGHGTPAFVRVAGYAPGDVQPALDAGAAGLFVPHVDSAAIARAVVGTCRFPPLGRRGASPNTRAGEWGRLDSKRYLAQGNDEVTLVAQLESPEAVGEADKIAEVPGIDAVFIGAYDLAVSAGVEPGGEAARAMVHQAEARCRASSLSFGGVAFSGSEAGELLGRGHHFVMVGSDVAFLGRSVRDTVSEVRG, from the coding sequence ATGACCCCGCCGTGGTCGGCCGACCACCCCGCGCTCGGGACGTGGGTCAAGGTGCCCACGCCCGAGGTGGTCGAGATCCTGGCGGGGACCGGGCTGGACTTCCTCGTCCTCGACGGCGAGCACGGCACCTTCGATCCGCGGTCCCTGTCCACCATGATCTCGGTGGCGCGCGGCCACGGCACCCCCGCGTTCGTCCGGGTGGCGGGTTACGCCCCAGGTGACGTCCAACCGGCACTGGACGCCGGCGCGGCCGGGCTCTTCGTCCCCCACGTCGACAGCGCCGCCATCGCCCGCGCGGTGGTCGGAACGTGCCGTTTCCCGCCCCTGGGCCGTCGCGGCGCGAGCCCCAACACCCGGGCCGGAGAATGGGGGCGCCTGGACTCCAAGCGCTATCTGGCCCAGGGCAACGACGAGGTGACACTGGTCGCGCAGCTCGAAAGCCCCGAGGCGGTGGGCGAGGCCGACAAGATCGCCGAAGTCCCGGGCATCGACGCGGTGTTCATCGGAGCGTACGACCTCGCGGTCTCGGCCGGTGTGGAGCCGGGCGGCGAGGCCGCACGGGCCATGGTCCACCAGGCGGAGGCCCGGTGCCGGGCGTCGAGCCTCAGTTTCGGCGGGGTCGCCTTCTCCGGGTCGGAAGCGGGCGAACTCCTCGGCCGAGGCCACCACTTCGTGATGGTGGGCAGCGATGTCGCGTTCCTCGGCCGGAGCGTACGCGACACCGTGTCGGAGGTGCGCGGATGA
- a CDS encoding LysR family transcriptional regulator yields the protein MSASWDLRQLECFLAVAEERHFRKAAERLHLSPASVSEAVATLERRLGGRLFDRSTRRVRLTPHGARFLDDVREPYEQLRRAHESARARSKDRAGVALAYTPELGLLFLPSLLSSPTVAFRPRLMHTPQQIREIEDGTVDLGLCWSPAVRRPLTAVPLCEIPVVAVLREDDPLAAAPEIPLGELRNRRVLAVPGHDNPFVESHRRAGFVEAGVITPDLDEVLRYDELAVQVATGNRVGLHPATLALTNRIPGVVFRRVVEPSLYETICVMTRVPAQHPDVDAVLNALSQTAAELDGDRLGTLLAPGPIVRPTPTVSSEVAR from the coding sequence GTGAGCGCGTCCTGGGATCTGCGTCAGCTGGAGTGCTTTCTGGCCGTCGCGGAAGAACGGCACTTCCGCAAGGCGGCCGAACGGCTGCACCTCAGTCCCGCCAGCGTGAGCGAGGCCGTCGCGACACTCGAACGGCGGCTCGGCGGGCGCCTCTTCGACCGCTCGACGCGTCGGGTGCGCCTCACCCCGCACGGAGCGAGGTTCCTCGACGACGTGCGGGAACCCTATGAACAACTGCGCCGGGCGCACGAGTCCGCACGAGCCCGCAGCAAGGACCGTGCCGGGGTCGCCCTCGCCTACACCCCCGAACTCGGGCTACTCTTCCTGCCTTCCCTGCTGAGCAGCCCGACCGTCGCCTTCCGTCCCAGGTTGATGCACACCCCGCAGCAGATCCGGGAGATCGAGGACGGCACGGTCGATCTCGGGTTGTGCTGGTCTCCCGCGGTACGGCGCCCGCTGACCGCGGTTCCGCTCTGCGAGATCCCGGTCGTGGCCGTCCTGCGCGAGGACGACCCGCTGGCGGCGGCTCCCGAGATCCCGCTCGGTGAACTGCGCAACCGCCGCGTGCTCGCGGTGCCCGGACACGACAACCCTTTCGTCGAAAGCCACCGACGGGCCGGCTTCGTCGAGGCCGGCGTCATCACACCGGACCTCGACGAGGTGCTGAGATACGACGAGTTGGCCGTTCAGGTGGCGACCGGGAACCGGGTCGGACTGCACCCCGCGACACTCGCCCTGACCAACCGCATCCCGGGCGTCGTGTTCCGTCGGGTGGTCGAGCCGAGCCTGTACGAGACGATCTGCGTCATGACCCGCGTTCCGGCTCAACACCCCGACGTGGACGCGGTGTTGAACGCCCTGTCGCAGACGGCCGCGGAGCTCGACGGAGACCGGCTGGGCACGCTTCTGGCGCCGGGCCCGATTGTTCGGCCGACGCCAACAGTGTCGTCGGAAGTAGCTCGTTGA
- a CDS encoding nuclear transport factor 2 family protein, with protein sequence MGNHDTLLDRLAIRELVENWMIFRDNREWDRFLDVWHDDGVVMTTWGGQATPQQFVEGANKGFAAGNQVLHSGGAVTALVNGDRGFAMSKLRIMQRGLVEGVECDVTCIGVIFDFAERRAGRWGLVLRQPVYERDYIAPTDPNQTVHLDPEIMARRPDGYQRLAYLQESLGNKIVPDMPTETGTRREALVQAREAWLRGEPLAWPS encoded by the coding sequence ATGGGCAACCACGACACATTGCTCGACCGCCTCGCGATCCGCGAGCTCGTCGAGAACTGGATGATCTTCCGTGACAACCGCGAATGGGACCGCTTCCTCGACGTCTGGCACGACGACGGCGTCGTGATGACCACCTGGGGCGGCCAGGCGACCCCCCAGCAGTTCGTCGAAGGGGCGAACAAGGGGTTCGCCGCCGGCAACCAGGTGCTGCACTCCGGTGGCGCCGTCACCGCCCTGGTCAACGGCGACCGCGGCTTCGCGATGTCGAAACTGCGGATCATGCAGCGTGGCCTGGTCGAAGGCGTCGAGTGCGACGTCACCTGCATCGGTGTCATCTTCGACTTCGCGGAGCGCCGCGCGGGGCGCTGGGGACTCGTGCTGCGCCAGCCCGTCTACGAACGTGACTACATCGCCCCGACCGACCCGAACCAGACCGTGCACCTGGACCCCGAGATCATGGCCCGCCGGCCCGACGGCTACCAGCGCCTCGCCTACCTCCAGGAGAGCCTTGGGAACAAGATCGTGCCCGACATGCCGACCGAGACCGGGACGCGGCGCGAGGCACTCGTCCAGGCCCGGGAGGCATGGCTGCGCGGCGAACCGCTGGCCTGGCCGTCGTAG
- a CDS encoding FAD-binding oxidoreductase, with amino-acid sequence MAKHDFGDFPSSLRGATFRPGDSGYTEARTIWNCLTADATPAFIAQCADTEDVVTAVRYASDRDLPFALRSGGHSMDGVGMPDGAFVIDLSQLKSIEVDPVSGVVRVASGVKLGELDAATQEHGLVVPSGTVTTTGVAGLALGGGLGFNSRRFGMTVDNTLSYDMVTVDGRQIRVSADENPELFWGLRGAGRNLGIVTSFEFQGHRVGPDVHSGLVLYPLDQAEKILTGLDAHMAGASRALTVDPVLLPAPPLPGLPESLVGVPILILVVVHTGDPATAEKEVAAVAALGTPMANTVGPSTWLQANSILDVIAPPGRRNYSRGGYIAGLTPPVAAAFIEQMSKAPAADGPGVSAAIAIQAVNGAVHDFDEDSTAFSRTGATWLWEVVVQWDDPARDADFLDFTTDVHASVQPYVLSNSYVNLTANQGEEWIRGLYGSPEKFRRLQALKAEWDPRNLLRFNKNIEPAS; translated from the coding sequence ATGGCCAAGCACGACTTCGGTGATTTCCCGTCGAGTCTCCGGGGAGCGACGTTCCGGCCCGGAGATTCCGGCTATACGGAAGCGCGCACGATCTGGAACTGCCTCACCGCGGACGCCACGCCGGCGTTCATCGCGCAGTGCGCCGACACCGAGGACGTCGTGACGGCCGTGCGCTACGCGTCCGACCGCGACCTGCCGTTCGCTCTGCGCAGCGGCGGACACTCGATGGACGGCGTGGGCATGCCGGACGGCGCGTTCGTCATCGACCTCTCCCAGTTGAAGAGTATCGAGGTCGATCCGGTGAGCGGAGTCGTGCGCGTGGCGTCGGGCGTGAAGCTCGGCGAGCTGGATGCTGCCACGCAGGAGCATGGGCTCGTCGTACCCTCCGGGACGGTCACGACAACCGGCGTCGCGGGGCTCGCCCTCGGCGGGGGTCTGGGTTTCAACTCCCGCCGGTTTGGGATGACCGTGGACAACACGCTCTCCTACGACATGGTCACGGTGGACGGCCGGCAGATCCGCGTCAGCGCGGACGAGAACCCGGAGCTGTTCTGGGGACTCCGGGGCGCCGGACGCAACCTCGGGATCGTGACCTCGTTCGAGTTCCAGGGCCACCGGGTCGGGCCGGACGTGCACAGCGGTCTCGTGCTCTACCCGCTCGACCAGGCCGAGAAGATCCTCACCGGGCTCGACGCGCACATGGCCGGGGCGAGCCGTGCCTTGACCGTGGACCCGGTGCTGCTGCCCGCCCCACCGCTGCCCGGTCTGCCCGAGTCGCTGGTGGGCGTCCCGATCCTGATCCTGGTGGTCGTCCACACCGGCGATCCCGCCACCGCCGAGAAGGAGGTCGCTGCGGTCGCGGCCCTCGGTACCCCGATGGCGAACACCGTCGGTCCCTCGACATGGCTCCAGGCCAACAGCATCCTCGACGTCATCGCTCCGCCCGGCCGCCGCAATTACTCCCGGGGCGGTTACATCGCCGGACTCACCCCGCCGGTCGCCGCGGCCTTCATCGAGCAGATGAGCAAGGCACCCGCTGCGGACGGGCCCGGAGTCAGCGCGGCCATCGCGATCCAGGCCGTGAACGGCGCCGTGCACGACTTCGACGAGGACTCGACGGCCTTCTCGCGCACCGGAGCGACCTGGCTGTGGGAGGTCGTCGTCCAGTGGGACGACCCCGCACGCGACGCCGACTTCCTCGACTTCACGACCGACGTACACGCCTCGGTGCAGCCTTACGTGCTGTCCAACAGCTACGTCAACCTCACGGCCAACCAGGGCGAGGAGTGGATCCGCGGGCTGTACGGCAGCCCCGAGAAGTTCCGCCGCCTCCAGGCACTCAAGGCGGAGTGGGACCCGCGCAACCTGCTGCGCTTCAACAAGAACATCGAACCGGCGAGCTGA
- a CDS encoding 2Fe-2S iron-sulfur cluster-binding protein, whose amino-acid sequence MLIIHDRDGARNEFEPVEGKPLMFQLRPMKIGVIGLCNGNAVCGTCHVYVEEKWLDRLPAVEELEEERLAEIPERRSNSRLTCQIEYRADLDGLELTVATRG is encoded by the coding sequence ATGCTGATCATTCATGACCGTGACGGTGCCCGAAACGAGTTCGAGCCCGTCGAGGGCAAGCCCCTGATGTTCCAGCTGCGGCCGATGAAGATCGGGGTCATCGGCCTGTGCAACGGCAACGCGGTCTGCGGGACGTGTCACGTCTATGTCGAGGAGAAGTGGCTGGACCGGCTTCCGGCGGTGGAGGAGCTGGAGGAGGAACGGCTCGCCGAGATCCCCGAACGCCGCAGCAACTCCCGTCTCACCTGCCAGATCGAGTACCGAGCGGACCTCGACGGACTCGAACTGACGGTGGCCACCCGCGGCTGA
- a CDS encoding aromatic-ring hydroxylase C-terminal domain-containing protein, producing the protein MQETKHAEFHSLSLVLEPDYADSPIVVPTVAEGPGRPGHRLPHVWLGEGVSLYDELGKGLSLVLVEGRTVAASEATAGFHPAAERHRVPLTVVDLHRPDLRYRLGSAMLLVRPDQHVAWTYAQEAPTDPWCVPDRARGPDRRPSWWEPRKRPNPSALQRAHRRSPARAPVRSPGAMATRQARRSAFGNPEQCGRYVPP; encoded by the coding sequence ATGCAGGAAACCAAACACGCCGAGTTCCACTCCCTCAGCCTGGTCCTTGAACCCGATTACGCCGACTCGCCCATCGTCGTGCCGACGGTGGCGGAAGGTCCGGGCCGTCCCGGCCACCGCCTGCCCCATGTCTGGCTGGGAGAGGGCGTCTCGCTCTACGACGAACTCGGGAAAGGTCTGAGTCTCGTACTCGTCGAAGGACGGACCGTCGCCGCGAGCGAGGCCACGGCCGGTTTTCACCCGGCGGCCGAACGGCACCGCGTCCCGCTGACCGTCGTCGACCTGCACCGCCCCGACCTGCGGTACCGCTTGGGTAGCGCGATGCTCCTCGTCCGCCCGGATCAGCACGTCGCCTGGACGTACGCCCAGGAGGCGCCCACCGATCCTTGGTGCGTCCCGGACCGCGCCAGAGGGCCTGACCGCAGGCCGTCTTGGTGGGAACCACGGAAGCGACCAAACCCGAGCGCCCTCCAGCGAGCGCACAGGCGCTCTCCAGCACGCGCACCGGTGCGTTCACCGGGAGCAATGGCTACTCGGCAAGCGCGAAGAAGTGCGTTCGGAAATCCCGAACAGTGCGGCCGGTATGTTCCTCCTTGA
- a CDS encoding TetR/AcrR family transcriptional regulator has protein sequence MTERSRDAGTGTRPEGKSGGTAKRATGRRPAKPKAEADTGKRPTARRELVESEIFEQASRLFAERGFSGTNLGDIAEAMGITRPALYYYVKSKEDLLAKLVAQMTEGPAAEIEALAADETVDPGVRLREIAHLIAFQRASQPKRFQLLLRSEADLPPEAAKAHQAGMRAAMLGLMRVIEEGIVKGQFRPVDARATALAVAGMCNWVAWWHHPGDHHYTDAEAAGHVADLAVAMVMRSDDRTPEDAGPKAALALIRQDLDYLERIIEG, from the coding sequence ATGACGGAACGCTCGCGAGACGCTGGAACAGGCACCAGGCCGGAGGGTAAGAGCGGGGGGACAGCCAAGCGGGCCACAGGACGTCGCCCCGCGAAGCCGAAGGCCGAGGCGGACACCGGGAAGCGGCCGACGGCCCGGCGGGAACTCGTCGAGAGCGAGATCTTCGAGCAGGCGTCCCGGCTTTTCGCCGAGCGCGGCTTCTCGGGTACCAATCTGGGGGACATCGCGGAGGCGATGGGTATCACCCGGCCTGCTCTCTACTACTACGTGAAGAGCAAGGAGGACCTGCTGGCCAAGCTGGTCGCGCAGATGACGGAGGGTCCGGCGGCGGAGATCGAGGCTCTCGCCGCCGACGAGACCGTCGACCCCGGCGTCCGGTTGCGTGAGATCGCCCATCTCATCGCGTTCCAGCGGGCCAGCCAGCCCAAGCGCTTCCAGCTGCTGCTCCGGTCCGAGGCGGACCTGCCGCCGGAGGCTGCCAAAGCCCACCAAGCCGGCATGCGGGCCGCCATGCTGGGGCTCATGCGGGTGATCGAAGAGGGCATTGTGAAGGGGCAGTTCCGGCCGGTCGACGCCCGGGCGACAGCGCTCGCGGTGGCCGGCATGTGCAACTGGGTCGCCTGGTGGCACCACCCCGGCGATCACCACTACACGGACGCGGAAGCCGCCGGGCACGTGGCTGACCTGGCAGTGGCCATGGTGATGCGTTCAGATGACCGCACGCCCGAGGACGCCGGTCCTAAGGCAGCCCTGGCCCTGATCAGGCAGGACCTGGACTACCTGGAACGAATCATCGAGGGCTGA
- a CDS encoding transposase: MQRARIEPLLPDRTPKRGCRWRDHRQVINAIAFKFQTGTQWVHLPEKFGNWRGVYDRLRVWARDSTWQQVFTTLIQLPALNAY, encoded by the coding sequence GTGCAGCGGGCGCGGATTGAGCCCTTGCTACCTGACCGGACGCCGAAGCGGGGTTGCCGCTGGCGAGACCACCGCCAGGTGATCAACGCGATCGCCTTCAAGTTCCAGACCGGAACGCAGTGGGTCCACCTGCCGGAGAAGTTCGGCAACTGGCGAGGCGTCTACGACCGGCTGCGGGTGTGGGCCCGCGACAGCACCTGGCAGCAGGTGTTCACCACGCTGATCCAACTCCCAGCCCTTAACGCCTATTAG
- a CDS encoding dihydrofolate reductase family protein: MRKLVYYIGVSLDGRIAGPDGEFDFFPLGDEQQAATYSAWMNALYPETIPTAYRAAVGVADAPNRRFDTVVMGLGTYRPALDNGITSPYAHLRQYVVSSTLKPDTDAAVTVVPSDPLALVRELKGEVGAVLDVWLCGGGRLAGNLMPEIDELLIKTYPVIAGTGVPVVDGAFDPTVFDVAERTAFPNGVTLTRLTRR, translated from the coding sequence TTGCGGAAGCTCGTGTACTACATCGGCGTCTCGCTCGACGGCCGCATCGCCGGTCCCGACGGCGAGTTCGACTTCTTTCCGCTGGGCGACGAGCAGCAGGCCGCCACCTATTCGGCTTGGATGAACGCGCTGTACCCGGAGACCATCCCGACCGCTTATCGCGCGGCCGTCGGCGTCGCCGACGCGCCCAACCGGCGTTTCGACACCGTCGTCATGGGCCTCGGTACCTACCGCCCAGCCCTCGACAACGGGATCACCAGCCCGTACGCGCACCTGCGCCAGTACGTGGTGTCCAGCACTCTCAAGCCGGACACCGACGCAGCCGTCACCGTCGTGCCGAGTGATCCGCTCGCCCTCGTCCGCGAGCTCAAGGGTGAGGTGGGCGCCGTGCTGGACGTCTGGCTCTGCGGGGGCGGCCGGCTCGCGGGCAACCTGATGCCTGAGATTGACGAGCTGCTGATCAAGACGTATCCGGTCATTGCCGGCACCGGCGTCCCGGTGGTCGACGGTGCCTTCGACCCCACTGTCTTCGACGTCGCCGAGCGCACCGCCTTCCCCAACGGGGTCACCCTCACCCGCCTCACCCGCCGCTAG
- a CDS encoding TetR/AcrR family transcriptional regulator, protein MVSTVRRNDRRRAALVDAAIEVLAREGARGLTFRAVDAEAAVPAGTASNYFTSRDDLFTQAGARVYERLQPDEATIARQQAAGRDRDTYVELMRELVGRITSFRTGYLALLELRLEATRRPELRKVLTERVRADVDANVAYHETSGLPGDTTAVKLLMLTLNWLIVEQLTLPDVFTEAEREQLVTAAVERIVAAE, encoded by the coding sequence GTGGTGTCAACGGTGAGACGGAATGACCGGCGGCGTGCGGCCCTCGTCGACGCGGCGATCGAGGTGCTGGCCCGGGAAGGCGCGCGCGGCCTGACTTTCCGGGCCGTGGATGCCGAGGCGGCCGTTCCCGCCGGTACGGCGTCCAACTACTTCACCAGTCGCGACGACCTGTTCACTCAGGCCGGCGCCCGAGTCTACGAGCGACTCCAGCCCGACGAGGCCACGATTGCCCGACAGCAGGCGGCCGGCCGCGACCGGGACACCTACGTAGAGCTGATGCGCGAACTCGTCGGCCGCATCACCTCCTTCCGTACCGGTTACCTCGCCCTGCTGGAACTCCGCCTCGAAGCCACTCGCCGCCCCGAACTGCGCAAGGTCCTCACGGAGCGGGTCCGGGCCGACGTGGATGCCAACGTCGCCTATCACGAGACTTCCGGTCTCCCCGGCGACACCACGGCGGTCAAGCTGCTCATGCTGACGCTGAACTGGCTGATCGTGGAACAGCTCACCCTGCCGGACGTCTTCACGGAGGCAGAGCGTGAACAACTGGTAACGGCCGCAGTGGAGCGCATCGTGGCGGCGGAGTAG
- a CDS encoding amidohydrolase family protein, translating into MRITGLEEHFVTSEVLEAWRALDPRWCDDPSLRVASMERYAGPLIELGTPRVAAMDESGLDVQVLSLTPPGLQILDRADAVALQSDTNDRLAEAVKAHPERLQGFAALATQSPEAAADELERAVRTLGLNGAMLLARTREGSLDRADCWPIFERAQALNAPLYLHPQSPPRSVRDAYYDVDDELLSTALTLFGVGWHFDTGMQLLRLIVNGVFDQFPELQVIVGHWGEVVLFYLERIEEITPFTKLDRPLADYFRQNVFYTPSGMYSERYLRWTIETVGVERVLFSTDYPFVPAPQGVAPGFLEGAAVSQVDREGIASGNWDRLVAGIRR; encoded by the coding sequence ATGAGAATCACGGGTCTGGAAGAACACTTCGTCACCTCCGAGGTGCTGGAGGCCTGGCGCGCACTCGATCCCCGCTGGTGTGACGATCCGTCGTTGCGTGTGGCCTCGATGGAGAGGTACGCCGGTCCGCTGATCGAACTGGGCACGCCGCGGGTCGCGGCCATGGACGAGAGCGGTCTCGACGTCCAGGTGCTCTCCCTGACACCGCCGGGCCTGCAGATCCTGGACCGTGCAGACGCGGTGGCGCTCCAGAGCGATACGAACGACCGGCTCGCCGAGGCGGTGAAGGCGCATCCCGAGCGGTTGCAGGGTTTCGCGGCACTGGCGACACAGTCGCCGGAGGCGGCGGCCGACGAGTTGGAGCGGGCCGTACGGACGCTGGGTCTCAACGGCGCGATGCTGCTCGCGCGAACCCGTGAGGGCAGCCTCGACCGGGCCGACTGCTGGCCGATCTTCGAAAGGGCGCAGGCCCTGAACGCGCCGCTCTACCTGCATCCGCAGTCACCGCCCCGGTCCGTCCGTGACGCCTACTACGACGTCGACGACGAGTTGCTGAGCACCGCGCTGACCCTCTTCGGCGTCGGGTGGCACTTCGACACCGGCATGCAGCTGCTGCGCCTGATCGTCAACGGCGTTTTCGACCAGTTCCCTGAACTCCAGGTGATCGTCGGCCACTGGGGCGAGGTGGTCCTCTTCTACCTGGAGCGCATCGAGGAGATCACGCCCTTCACCAAGCTGGACCGGCCGTTGGCCGACTACTTCCGCCAGAACGTCTTCTACACGCCGTCCGGTATGTACAGCGAGCGTTATCTGCGGTGGACGATCGAGACGGTCGGGGTCGAACGGGTGCTGTTCTCCACCGACTACCCGTTCGTACCGGCACCGCAGGGAGTCGCGCCCGGCTTCCTGGAGGGTGCGGCCGTCAGCCAGGTGGACCGTGAGGGGATCGCGTCCGGCAACTGGGACCGGCTGGTCGCCGGTATCCGCAGGTAG
- a CDS encoding GntR family transcriptional regulator, producing the protein MIKTSQEPYVRVLEPTSMVDQVAKEIRRSILAGDLRPGQQFSLREIADQLGVSFIPVREALRQLEAQGLVITRPGKSALVAPLDQDDLNGIYRLRRRIEPELASRSCRLLRASDFQRLQAFVSMCGDEDLGVDEIYDAHRAFHLELLRPAATTWELRVLESLWHAAERYIRLAFSGLDTHPEEHRRRKHSHAALLATFRDGDPDRVAQAVLDHLDENEKIAQKALS; encoded by the coding sequence GTGATCAAGACCAGCCAGGAACCGTACGTCCGCGTCCTGGAGCCCACGTCGATGGTGGACCAGGTCGCCAAGGAGATCCGCCGCTCCATCCTGGCCGGGGACCTGCGCCCCGGTCAGCAGTTCTCCCTGCGCGAGATCGCCGACCAGCTCGGCGTCAGCTTCATCCCGGTCCGCGAGGCACTGCGCCAACTCGAAGCGCAGGGGCTGGTCATCACCCGCCCCGGCAAGAGCGCCCTCGTCGCACCGCTCGACCAGGACGATCTCAACGGCATCTACCGCCTGCGCCGCCGCATCGAGCCCGAGCTCGCCAGCCGGTCCTGCCGTCTGCTGCGCGCCTCGGACTTCCAGCGTCTCCAGGCGTTCGTGTCCATGTGCGGGGACGAGGACCTGGGCGTCGACGAGATCTACGACGCCCATCGCGCGTTCCACCTCGAACTGCTGCGACCCGCCGCCACCACCTGGGAACTCCGCGTCCTGGAGAGCCTGTGGCACGCGGCCGAACGCTACATCCGCCTCGCCTTCTCCGGCCTGGACACACACCCGGAGGAACACCGGCGCCGCAAACACTCCCACGCCGCCCTCCTCGCCACCTTCCGCGACGGCGACCCGGACCGGGTCGCCCAGGCAGTGCTCGATCACCTCGACGAGAACGAGAAGATCGCACAGAAGGCGCTGTCCTGA
- a CDS encoding 2Fe-2S iron-sulfur cluster-binding protein produces the protein MMIIHDRKGGRVEFEPAPGKPLMPQLRHQKVGIIGLCNGNAVCGSCHVYVDKERLDQLPEPDEFELERIEELPDRRDNSRLTCQFEYTPELDGIEITVAPRS, from the coding sequence ATGATGATCATCCATGACCGCAAGGGCGGCCGTGTCGAGTTCGAGCCCGCCCCGGGCAAGCCCCTGATGCCCCAACTGCGCCACCAGAAGGTCGGCATCATCGGCCTGTGCAACGGCAACGCCGTATGCGGGTCCTGCCACGTCTACGTCGACAAGGAGCGGCTCGACCAGCTGCCCGAACCGGACGAGTTCGAGCTGGAACGCATCGAGGAACTCCCCGACCGCCGCGACAACTCCCGCCTCACCTGCCAGTTCGAGTACACCCCCGAACTCGACGGCATCGAGATCACCGTCGCACCCCGCAGCTGA
- a CDS encoding VOC family protein, producing MPDIQPKITKSHRTKKPLIDIGMISHGTLTVIDIQESRRFYEEVLGFEVIQHAPVGLLIRKGTDHVYVVVEEGQESPMRLLDHNGLDVPSNEAVNDAHAKLTEVKDQYGLKRITKPQEQHGAYSFYFEDLNSCWWEILAGREHGYSFAYADPNRDMTAKNDIDPDLMDHAFDDNFIGDLTAKRAQTDNTRGCYID from the coding sequence ATGCCCGACATCCAGCCGAAGATCACCAAGAGCCACCGCACCAAGAAACCCCTCATCGACATCGGGATGATCTCCCACGGCACCCTCACCGTCATCGACATCCAGGAATCACGCCGCTTCTACGAAGAGGTCCTCGGCTTCGAAGTCATCCAGCACGCCCCCGTCGGCCTCCTCATCCGCAAGGGCACCGACCACGTCTACGTCGTCGTCGAAGAAGGCCAGGAAAGCCCCATGCGCCTCCTCGACCACAACGGCCTCGACGTCCCATCCAACGAAGCCGTCAACGACGCCCACGCCAAACTCACCGAAGTCAAAGACCAGTACGGCCTCAAACGCATCACCAAGCCCCAGGAACAGCACGGCGCCTACTCCTTCTACTTCGAAGACCTCAACAGCTGCTGGTGGGAGATCCTCGCCGGCCGCGAACACGGCTACTCCTTCGCCTACGCCGACCCCAACCGCGACATGACCGCCAAAAACGACATCGACCCCGACCTCATGGACCACGCCTTCGACGACAACTTCATCGGCGACCTCACCGCCAAACGCGCCCAAACCGACAACACCCGAGGATGCTATATTGACTAG
- a CDS encoding acyl-CoA thioesterase, with amino-acid sequence MNPGCEPLLRRRFRVAMGDTDAARVIYFAAPARWAESMMSEWLVRAGFATSRLLADGLGTPAVHTEITYLSCLRLDDELDACLRLERVSVRSFTLRSDFRLVGAPKPAVVMRLTQVYARTSGPALELLPLPEELVARLEGRVGSGGPHTADALTPP; translated from the coding sequence ATGAATCCCGGATGCGAACCCCTGCTGCGCCGACGGTTCCGGGTGGCCATGGGAGACACGGACGCGGCCCGGGTGATCTACTTCGCGGCGCCGGCCCGCTGGGCCGAGAGCATGATGAGCGAGTGGCTGGTCCGGGCGGGCTTCGCGACGTCGCGGCTGCTCGCGGACGGCCTCGGTACCCCGGCGGTACATACCGAGATCACGTACCTCAGCTGCCTGCGGCTGGACGATGAACTGGACGCCTGCCTGCGACTGGAGAGGGTCTCGGTGCGATCGTTCACGCTGCGCAGCGACTTCCGCCTGGTGGGAGCCCCGAAGCCGGCGGTGGTGATGCGTCTGACCCAGGTGTACGCGCGGACTTCGGGCCCCGCGCTGGAGCTTCTGCCGCTTCCGGAGGAACTGGTCGCGCGACTGGAAGGCCGGGTGGGAAGCGGCGGTCCGCACACTGCCGACGCATTGACACCGCCGTAG